The stretch of DNA TTCTGAACACGGCTTGAGAAGCAGTTTATCCATGGTCCTTGTGAAGTTAAGCTCATTACATTTAATCTATCCTGACGCGGTTTGTCAGGGAGTAAATGAAGCTTTGACAAAACGCTATACATTACATATAACAATAAGCGTGATCAAATGAGTCCAGTACAGTAATGAGTCGAGTACACTAATCTTGTACAGTAATGAATTactgaaaacagtttaaaaacaagataaaacaAGTGTGAAGAAATATAAATTCCCTCTATTATGTAAATATCTTCAGTACAGAATTAAATTTGGGATCTCAGACGTAAAATgtcaaatacacaaataaatggTGGTGCAGCTCCATGTTTACAGCAGACACGGGCAGCTCCGCATGATTGACTGTTCACTGGTTCAGTGGGGTAAATCCTATTATCCTTAATGCTCAAACTTCTTCTGAAGTTCCTAAATATTGCTTTATACATTCAGACAATCTAGGAATAGCACAGCTAGTGTTTTCATCACTTTAtaaacaaagagaaaacattCAGAAAACATGAACCatgtaaaaaatttacattttttattcacagttttattcagtcatatttttaaacatttttaataagtacAGACATCAACATATTCCTGATATGACAGAATATAAGCACAGTTTTAAGGTTGAAGTGGAAAAGAGTTGCCCAGTACACTGACAAGATAACAGTATAaagaaaaacaagtaaaaagtACGGTCCACACAGAACATTTCCAAACAGTTTCACTTCCTGACAGATGGGTATTATGTGTTTCATTGCAGAATATGCATGATCAGTGAATCAATAAAAGtgcatgacaaaaataaaaaatacagacatTATTATTTCACTCTTGTGTGATAATTTTCCCTTTTTGAACACCGGACTTTCTCTAAGGTGGTTTGTACCCTTTCAGGGCTGAGAAAGGACAAAGCTGATATGTATTGAAGCTTTCGAACACATTAAAAGTGTAATCCGGCCCATGCCAAGAGTGCTCTAGGCACAGAGTCGTCTGAAACAGGTCGGTCAGCAGAAGTACTCGTTGGGCTGGCCCTCGGTTCTGGCCGTGGCCTCGGAGTCCACGCTGGAGCGGGCCGAAAGCAGACGGTTGGACTCGTCTGGGTTGAGTCTGCTGAGATATTCCCCCTCCAGCCCTTTGGTTTTGGTGCCTGGAGACAGAGTCTCAAATGTCACGTACGAGTCTTGAATGTCTTTGGACTTCCGGCCCATCAGTTTCTGCAGCCTCCGCTTCAGCGCGCCGCAGCAGACGATGAGCGTCAGAGGAACCGCGATCACACAGGCGACCGAGATCACCACCACGTTAATGAGCTTTTGTGTGCCGCTGGCGCTGGCCGCCTCGTCCGTGGAGAAGATCACACACTGCTCTTTCTTGGGTACGAGGCCCTTCACGCACACACAGGCTATGTACTTGGTTTTGGGCACCAGGCCCTCGATGGTGATGCGGTTCTTGCCCGGGCCGACGTTGATGCGGCGCATGTCGCGCTCCCCGAAGACGGCGTACAGCACGCTGAAGGAGGTGGTGTTGGTGGCAGCGGGTGCGCGCCAGTTCAGCGAGACCGTGTGGTCCGTGTCGCCGATCACTTTGACCGACCGAACCACTCTGCGCTCCGGACCCTGCTGCTGAGACGACGCATTAGCCTCCAGGTTACTCAGCACGTCTCTCTGAAGCTCTGGCTCATTGCTGTATGATCCTGCAGCTGCCGCAGGCGGCGCTGTGGCCTTCGCTTTGGAAACAGCGTCAGAAATGCTGTAGCTTTCGATCTGGATGGACGACGTGGCTTTGGGTCCATTTAGGGGCTCAATGATGGGCACAGCGGCGGATGTGGCCGGCGGCACGTACCTGGCGATGAGTTTCTCCTGATATGCCGCTCGGCCGAATCCAGCGTTCTTCTTTCCGTGACTTCTCTTGGCGACCGCTTCGTCGATTTGCCATGTATCAGAAATGACAAGTGAGATAATGGCGTCGGCGCTCCCGACAAAGTTAGTGGCTCTGCAAATGTATTTCCCTGAATCCCTGTACGAAACGGCAGGAACGCTGAGAATGGACCAGATGATGCCCTCTTTAGAGATCTCCTGCTGAACTacaagaacaaacaaaaaacactcacTTTAATATAAGTTCTGAACTGTGCAGTACAATAATTACAGCAGATTTTGCCTGCATGCTTCTATATTTGCAGCTCTCTTAATACACAAGCAGCAGATTCcatttatttagcagacgcaTTATTCATGCCTGGACGCTGGGTTTGCTTAACAGAAGCAAGGGAGACATGAGATGAGATGCAAAAGTCAGACATACCAGTGCCGTTCATGGGCTTGCGGTCGGCGCGGCTCCAGGACAGCTCGGGTATGGGAACACCAATGGTGCCGCAGCGCAGCAGGACATTGTTTCCGATGGAGCTGCGGACCCTCGCGACGGCCGTGTGCACACGGGGAACCTGACACTTGCGGAGCTCGGCATCAGAGAAGAGCACTCCCGACAAGCTCTCCGGTTCGGCACAGCGCAAACGTGTATCGATGAATGCCACAGACGAGGAAGGAAACTTCTGGAACTGCACCAAATCAAACAGACGACAGTCACACTGCCAGGGATTGTCGTGGAGACCTGCGCAAAGAACAGACACTTCCATCAGTGACTAAGACTTTACAACTTAACTGAAATGGTTTAAGCACAGAAATAAACTCACCCAGTATCATTCTGGAATCCTCTGCATCCTGAGGAGGTTTCGGAGAGAACCATGAAGTAAGAACCTCGGCTGGAATGGTGGTCAGACTGTTGCTGGACAGATCCAGGTAGGTCAAATTTCTGATGTAAATGGTTGCTTCAGCTGGGATGCtgctgattttattgttgtgcaAATCCAGGAGCCGAAGGTTTGGCATGTCCATCAAACATTCCCACGGAAAGGAGGTGAGAACATTCCCATCCATCCGTAATTCATCCAAGGCGTAAAGTCCTCGGAAACTGTCCGCGCTGAGGGACGAGAGTGAGTTGAAGGATATCCACAGGTACTCCAGGCTGCTTAGGTATTGAAAGGATTCGCTAGCGATGCGACTGATGGCGGTTTTCTCGAAGCGGAGTTTGGAGGTGTCCGAGGGAAAGTTGTTTGGGATGACGGTGAGGTCAGGGTTGTTGCACAGGACGCTCCTTTGAAAAACACATCATACGGGTCAAGCATAGCCTCCTTTTGTTGAGATATTTGATTATGCCAGTCAAGTAAGAATACTCCACTTTGAGATTATAGTACTCAACATTGCTGCAATATAGTTCTATGACATATTTCTCTTTGACTAGCTTTCATTTctgattttacttttattgtgtattattatctttacactgtgtgtgtgtgtgtgtgatgaatgCTAGAGGTCTGAAACACTGCAACTAACAAGCAGAGAAGATTAAAAAGCACACACACTTTAATCCAACGACTAAATAAAGAGCACAGACAATCTGGCCTGTCAATATTCTGCAGACAACGGTCCATATGAGACTTTTCTACAGTAAAGTTTCAGTTTCAGAGTGCATGTGAAATCTCACCTCGACTTCGATCCGTCACTCATTTTGTGGTAGAAGCAGCTGCATTGAGCAGGACAGGCGCTGCAAAGCAATGAAAAGCAGCAGAGCACCAGCGCAAAAACCTGAAACACACGGCCGGACGCAAGAGCC from Onychostoma macrolepis isolate SWU-2019 chromosome 12, ASM1243209v1, whole genome shotgun sequence encodes:
- the lrit1b gene encoding leucine-rich repeat, immunoglobulin-like domain and transmembrane domain-containing protein 1b, with translation MCTPGLWALASGRVFQVFALVLCCFSLLCSACPAQCSCFYHKMSDGSKSRSVLCNNPDLTVIPNNFPSDTSKLRFEKTAISRIASESFQYLSSLEYLWISFNSLSSLSADSFRGLYALDELRMDGNVLTSFPWECLMDMPNLRLLDLHNNKISSIPAEATIYIRNLTYLDLSSNSLTTIPAEVLTSWFSPKPPQDAEDSRMILGLHDNPWQCDCRLFDLVQFQKFPSSSVAFIDTRLRCAEPESLSGVLFSDAELRKCQVPRVHTAVARVRSSIGNNVLLRCGTIGVPIPELSWSRADRKPMNGTVQQEISKEGIIWSILSVPAVSYRDSGKYICRATNFVGSADAIISLVISDTWQIDEAVAKRSHGKKNAGFGRAAYQEKLIARYVPPATSAAVPIIEPLNGPKATSSIQIESYSISDAVSKAKATAPPAAAAGSYSNEPELQRDVLSNLEANASSQQQGPERRVVRSVKVIGDTDHTVSLNWRAPAATNTTSFSVLYAVFGERDMRRINVGPGKNRITIEGLVPKTKYIACVCVKGLVPKKEQCVIFSTDEAASASGTQKLINVVVISVACVIAVPLTLIVCCGALKRRLQKLMGRKSKDIQDSYVTFETLSPGTKTKGLEGEYLSRLNPDESNRLLSARSSVDSEATARTEGQPNEYFC